The proteins below come from a single Papaver somniferum cultivar HN1 chromosome 11, ASM357369v1, whole genome shotgun sequence genomic window:
- the LOC113325450 gene encoding uncharacterized protein LOC113325450: MEKQKVEGIEETFVLAYPGYFKHANIGALVSFFEENKFHLKGMMLMNVSPKFIEKHLQNVGEEHGGEPDDELSCFNWVYYLTSGPVVAMILEGHEAANKMKLLASNRENVFFWSFGRPAAYCSGSADRANQDIRTWFGQDSKAERSNLVHLHAGGGTHGPLDRIYKTLENDSYYRVFAEKPIDLHACFLKEPMSFLVIKPKAFDKDCVGEILSAVEDNSYIVKGLKLVKKSEHPDSIVWSDSSASTKTDGDDEYGIAMVVTCLSSNFELRDKAPDLKHIDFSSEVYLVGSNYVYQSKPDEMRSDVDLFFPHGLTIWTDPESQYLFGKMFQPTLIGLDWED; the protein is encoded by the exons ATGGAGAAACAAAAAGTAGAAGGTATAGAAGAGACTTTTGTCTTGGCCTATCCCGGTTACTTCAAACATGCCAATATTGGTGCTCTTGTGAGCTTCTTTGAGGAAAATAAATTTCACTTGAAAG GTATGATGCTTATGAATGTGAGTCCGAAATTCATTGAAAAGCACCTCCAAAATGTTGGAGAGGAACATGGAGGGGAACCTGATGATGAACTTTCTTGTTTTAATTGGGTGTATTACTTAACCTCTGGTCCTGTTGTTGCTATGATACTGGAGGGACATGAAGCAGCCAATAAAATGAAGTTATTGGCATCGAATCGTGAGAACGTTTTCTTTTGGAGTTTTGGCAG GCCAGCAGCTTACTGCAGCGGTTCAGCTGACCGTGCAAATCAAGATATTCGGACGTGGTTCGGTCAAGATAGCAAAGCTGAGAGATCTAATTTAGTACACTTGCATGCAGGGGGGGGAACACATGGCCCATTGGATAGAATCTATAAGACATTAGAGAATGATTCCTACTATCGAGTGTTTGCTGAAAAACC CATAGATCTTCATGCCTGTTTTTTGAAGGAACCCATGTCCTTTCTGGTGATCAAGCCCAAGGCTTTTGATAAGGACTGTGTTGGCGAAATTCTGAGTGCTGTTGAGGATAACAGTTACATAGTCAAAG GTTTAAAGCTCGTGAAAAAGTCCGAGCATCCTGACAGCATTGTATGGTCTGATTCTTCTGCATCGACTAAAACTGATGGAGATGATGAGTATGGTATTGCTATGGTTGTTACTTGTCTTTCCTCAAATTTCGAATTACGTGACAAAGCACCAGATCTCAAGCATATCGATTTTAGTTCAGAAGTATATCTAGTTGGCAG TAATTACGTCTACCAAAGCAAGCCGGATGAAATGAGGAGTGATGTAGACTTATTTTTTCCTCACGGTCTGACCATTTGGACTGATCCTGAAAGCCAGTACCTATTTGGCAAGATGTTCCAGCCAACTTTAATTGGTTTAGATTGGGAGGATTAA